In the Leguminivora glycinivorella isolate SPB_JAAS2020 chromosome 14, LegGlyc_1.1, whole genome shotgun sequence genome, one interval contains:
- the LOC125233619 gene encoding LOW QUALITY PROTEIN: DNA topoisomerase 3-alpha (The sequence of the model RefSeq protein was modified relative to this genomic sequence to represent the inferred CDS: inserted 3 bases in 2 codons): MRLLRNGYNLKRWLGLGLYTNNQCFLFSTSTVAQEKMKFLNVAXKNDAAKNIAQHLSRGTSRRREGLSQYNKIYEFEAEVNHQKADMVMTSVSGHLLALEFVGTYKHWQACNPLALFDAPVFKYCPENYQKIKRTLEREVRSCQGLIIWTDCDREGENIGFEIIQVCTAIKNNLQIYRAKFSEITAVSVRRALNNLERPNKNISDAVDVRTELDLRIGAAFTRFQTLRLQKVFPSKLADSLVSYGSCQFPTLGFVVERYRAVESFVPEPFWKIKVNHTMNDLSVDFNWERIRLFDQEACQVLQDICQESPTAKVCEVKTKPKSKWRPLPLDTVELEKSASRKLRINAKETMKLAEKLYTQGFISYPRTETNEFPKEMNLAQLVGLQTGXPQLGGFAQGILDSGGPMPRQGNKSDKAHPPIHPTKYTNSLNGNEQRLYEFIVRSFLACCSKDAQGQETTVAIDIAGEKFTANGLMIIARNYLEVYPYDKWSAKEIHVYEVGQMFNPTSIDMVEGSTQPPHLLTEADLIALMEKHGIGTDATHAEHIETIKNRSYVALADAIHFVPGLLGMGLVEGYDAMGLAISISKPHLRAQLEADLKAISEGRKQPQVVLAEQIAKYKEVYLTVTGEADKIDSALAERFSERPAPYDPAGAPALDMPSALKCPKCGSDMVVRQKKNNADEFYIGCLSFPNCKNAVWFPTVVRAIQVLNDTCTTCGPNYKKLKFEWRNNSISHLYPPPYTGCIGGCDTTFLELMKINISCVKAGVENRTQNTMSSNSNPTRTNNVPRTTVEVMPARQNWNQNTTQVRVANQNTVAQVRAPNQNQSRPTSFLPPPASRNQNWPNAGPRMPAPRSGGDGPSDDNNVQCGCNNPAIILTVRKQNANFGKQFYKCAAGRDNGGCDFFLWAPESQAPQTDTPPPALAPPAPRTPDTTRGWGIAPSFSRDNFQPNDDGVNCECGLPCKRITVHKEGPNKGRPFYACPKDFNSRCNFFQWADGGGSGGGEWDAAPTAPIVARNRGRGRGGGEWGGSATTSARGRGRGARGAGAAAGRRARAARGAAACAARRDTPGRAALTIMDTEYRTNVN, from the exons ATGAGACTTCTCAGGAACGGATATAACCTAAAGCGGTGGCTGGGTTTAGGCTTGTATACAAACAATCAATGCTTTTTATTTTCCACATCCACTGTAGCACAAGAGAAGATGAAATTTCTTAACGTAG GAAAAAATGATGCTGCCAAGAATATTGCTCAGCATTTATCTCGAGGGACTTCTAGGAGG CGGGAAGGCCTATCACAATATAACAAAATTTATGAATTTGAAGCTGAAGTGAATCATCAGAAAGCAGACATGGTCATGACTTCTGTATCAGGCCACCTCTTAGCCTTGGAATTTGTGGGGACATACAAGCACTGGCAAGCTTGTAACCCGCTCGCTCTGTTCGACGCGCCTGTGTTCAAATACTGTCCAGAAAACTATCAGAAAATTAAG AGAACTTTAGAGAGAGAAGTCCGCAGCTGTCAAGGACTAATAATATGGACTGATTGTGACAGAGAGGGAGAAAACATAGGTTTTGAAATAATACAAGTGTGCACCGCCATAAAGAACAATCTCCAGATCTACCGAGCTAAGTTCTCAGAGATCACCGCAGTGTCAGTGAGACGAGCACTGAATAATTTGGAGAGACCAAATAAGAATATCAGTGATGCTGTGGATGTAAGAACAGAGTTGGATTTAAGAATTG GTGCTGCCTTCACTAGGTTCCAAACCCTGCGGCTGCAGAAAGTATTCCCCAGTAAACTAGCAGACAGTCTAGTAAGCTACGGCTCCTGCCAGTTTCCCACCCTCGGCTTTGTGGTGGAGCGGTACCGGGCTGTGGAGAGCTTTGTTCCTGAACCATTCTGGAAGATAAAAG TGAACCATACAATGAATGATCTGAGCGTGGACTTCAACTGGGAGCGCATACGTCTGTTCGACCAGGAGGCGTGTCAGGTGCTGCAGGACATCTGCCAGGAGAGCCCCACGGCTAAGGTCTGCGAGGTCAAAACCAAGCCCAAGTCCAAGTGGCGACCGCTGCCTTTGGACACTGTG GAACTGGAAAAATCCGCGTCAAGAAAGCTAAGAATCAACGCCAAAGAGACCATGAAGTTAGCCGAGAAGCTGTACACCCAAGGTTTCATCAGCTACCCTCGCACGGAGACCAACGAGTTCCCCAAAGAGATGAACCTAGCTCAGCTGGTGGGGCTCCAGACGGG ACCCCAACTGGGGGGCTTCGCGCAGGGGATACTGGATAGCGGGGGCCCCATGCCAAGGCAGGGGAATAAGAGCGATAAGGCACATCCCCCGATACATCCGACTAAGTATACTAATT CCCTCAATGGCAACGAACAACGTCTATACGAGTTCATAGTCCGCTCGTTCCTCGCTTGTTGCTCCAAAGACGCACAAGGCCAAGAGACCACCGTGGCTATCGACATAGCCGGGGAAAAGTTCACTGCCAACGGGCTCATGATCATAGCCAGGAACTATCTAGAAGTGTATCCTTATGATAAGTGGTCGGCGAAGGAAATTCACGTTTATGAG GTGGGCCAAATGTTTAACCCCACAAGTATAGATATGGTGGAAGGCAGCACGCAGCCACCGCACCTTCTTACTGAAGCTGATCTCATAGCACTTATGGAAAAACATGGAATAG GTACCGACGCAACTCACGCGGAACACATAGAAACGATAAAAAACCGGTCATATGTAGCGTTAGCCGACGCCATACACTTTGTGCCCGGCCTACTCGGCATGGGACTGGTCGAAGGCTACGATGCGATGGGACTCGCGATCTCAATATCCAAACCGCATCTGCGGGCGCAACTGGAGGCGGACCTTAAGGCTATAAGCGAAGGCAGGAAGCAGCCGCAAGTTGTTTTAGCTGAACAG ATAGCAAAGTATAAAGAAGTGTATCTCACAGTAACGGGCGAGGCGGATAAGATCGACAGCGCCCTCGCGGAGCGCTTCAGCGAGCGCCCCGCGCCCTACGACCCCGCCGGGGCGCCGGCCTTGGACATGCCTTCAG CGCTAAAATGTCCTAAATGTGGATCCGATATGGTGGTCCGTCAGAAGAAAAACAACGCAGACGAGTTTTACATCGGCTGCTTATCGTTTCCCAATTGTAAGAACGCCGTGTGGTTCCCCACCGTCGTCAGAGCCATACAAGTATTGAACGATACCTGTACGACC TGCGGGCCAAACTACAAAAAGCTAAAATTCGAGTGGCGGAATAACTCAATAAGCCATCTATACCCCCCTCCATACACGGGCTGTATCGGAGGCTGCGATACCACGTTCCTCGAACTCATGAAGATTAACATCTCCTGCGTTAAAGCAGGGGTTGAGAACAGAACACAAAACACTATGAGTTCTAATAGTAACCCCACAAGGACTAATAACGTACCCAGGACGACGGTCGAAGTCATGCCAGCGAGGCAAAACTGGAATCAAAATACCACCCAAGTCCGTGTTGCAAATCAAAATACGGTCGCCCAAGTACGTGCCCCAAATCAGAATCAATCAAGGCCTACCTCTTTTCTACCTCCTCCTGCTAGTAGAAATCAAAATTGGCCGAACGCTGGGCCTAGAATGCCGGCCCCGAGAAGTGGTGGGGACGGGCCGAGTGATGATAATAATGTGCAGTGCGGATGTAATAATCCAGCTATTATACTGACTGTTAGGAAACAGAACGCGAATTTTG GCAAACAATTCTACAAATGCGCCGCCGGACGAGACAACGGCGGCTGCGACTTCTTCCTCTGGGCGCCCGAGTCGCAGGCGCCTCAGACCGACACCCCGCCGCCCGCGCTCGCTCCCCCCGCCCCGCGCACGCCCGATACTACGAGGGGGTGGGGGATAGCGCCGAGCTTTTCCAGGGACAACTTCCAGCCGAATGACGATGGAGTGAATTGTGAATGCGGGCTGCCTTGTAAGAG GATAACAGTTCACAAAGAAGGTCCGAACAAGGGCCGGCCATTCTACGCGTGCCCTAAGGACTTTAACTCGCGCTGCAATTTCTTCCAGTGGGCCGACGGCGGCGGCAGCGGGGGCG GAGAGTGGGATGCAGCCCCAACAGCCCCAATAGTGGCAAGAAATCGAGGAAGAGGTCGTGGTGGTG GAGAATGGGGCGGCTCCGCGACGACTAGCGCGCGCGGGCGGGGCCGCGGGGCGCGCGGGGCGGGGGCGGCGGCGGGGAGGAGGGCGCGCGCGGCGCGCGGCGCTGCGGCCTGTGCCGCCAGGAGGGACACACCAGGGCGCGCTGCCCTAACAATCATGGACACTGAATACAGGACCAACGTCAACTGA